The nucleotide sequence CGCCGATCCGGAGCGCGTCACCTTCACCAGCGGCGGTACGGAAGCCGCCAACGCCGTGCTCTCCGGCGCCCTGCGCAAGACCGGCCTGCCTGCCCCCACCCGGCTGATGATCTCGGCCACCGAGCATCCCTGCGTCACCGCGGGCCACCGCTTCGCGCCGGAGGCGGTCGAGGTGCTGCCGGTGGATGGTCACGGCCTGCTGCGGCTCGACGTCCTCGCGGCCCGACTCGACGCTCTTCGTGACGAGACCGTGCTGATCTCGGTCCATGCGGCCAACAACGAGACCGGGGTGGTGCAGCCGCTGGCCGAGATCGTGCGGCGTGCCCGCGTCCACGGACGGGCCCTGGTTCACAGCGATGCGGTGCAGGCGGTCGGCAAGATCCCGCTCGACTTTTCCGCGCTCGGCCTCGATGCCCTGACCCTGTCGGGCCACAAGTTCGCCGCCCCGAAAGGCGTCGGCGCGATGGTGCTGGCCGAGGGGGTGAGCCTGGAGGCGGCCTTCCTGCGCGGCGGCGGCCAGGAGGCGCGCCTGCGCGGCGGCACCGAGAACCTTTCGGGGATCGTCGGCCTGGGCGAGGCGGCGATGATCGCCCAGGATGCCCTGGGAGCCGAGGCGACGCGGCTCGCGGGACTGCGCGATGCCCTCGAAGGACGCCTGCGAGCGCTCGCTCCGGACCTCGTGGTGTTCGGGGAGGGCGCGCCGCGCCTGCCCAACACCCTCCTCTTCGCCGTGCCGGAGTTGGAGGCCGCGACGGCGCTGATCGCCCTCGATCTCGCCGGCCTGGCCGTTTCGTCGGGGTCGGCCTGCGCCTCGGGCAAGGTGGCCCGCTCCCCCGTACTCGCGGCGATGGGCGTGAGCCCTGCGCTTGCCGCGGGGGCGCTGCGCGTCAGCTTCGGGTGGAATTCGCGTGCCGATGACCCGTCACGCTTCGTTTCGGGGTTCGAACGGGTCGTTTCGTCCCTATATCAGCGGCGAGGGCAGGCAGCCTGAGGAACGCTCAGCGCCGCCCGCCCAAGCCATTTTTTTCGGCGCTCACCCCGCCGTTTCATTGGAAACCCCCGGTCCTTGACGCCGGAGTCGGTAGGAGACGTTGAATGCCTGCAGTGCAGGAGACCATTGATCGGGTTCGTTCGATCGACATCGATCAGTACAAGTACGGCTTCGAGACCGTGATCGAGATGGAGAAGTCCGAGAAGGGCCTCTCCGAGGACGTGATCCGCTTCATCTCGGCCAAGAAGAACGAGCCGGAATGGATGCTCGAATGGCGCCTCGACGCCTACAAGCGCTG is from Methylorubrum sp. B1-46 and encodes:
- a CDS encoding cysteine desulfurase family protein, with protein sequence MTAGGRSYLDHNATSPVRPEVAAAVARALELPGNPSSIHAEGRAARQALQTARARLAALLGADPERVTFTSGGTEAANAVLSGALRKTGLPAPTRLMISATEHPCVTAGHRFAPEAVEVLPVDGHGLLRLDVLAARLDALRDETVLISVHAANNETGVVQPLAEIVRRARVHGRALVHSDAVQAVGKIPLDFSALGLDALTLSGHKFAAPKGVGAMVLAEGVSLEAAFLRGGGQEARLRGGTENLSGIVGLGEAAMIAQDALGAEATRLAGLRDALEGRLRALAPDLVVFGEGAPRLPNTLLFAVPELEAATALIALDLAGLAVSSGSACASGKVARSPVLAAMGVSPALAAGALRVSFGWNSRADDPSRFVSGFERVVSSLYQRRGQAA